The DNA segment GATTGCGAAAATTTCCCCGACTCCAGTAAACGAAGCAGTTCCCGGGAACGGGTCACCGTCTTTTTGGGTACGCCGGCCAATCGCGCCACTTCAATACCATACGAATCATCGCACCCGCCGGGGATTATTTTATGCATGAAGATAATCTGATCCTCCCATCGTTTGACCGCCACCTGACAGTTGAAAATTTTCTCGTACAACTCGGCCATCCCGGTCAGTTCATGGTAATGCGTCGCGAAAATGGTCCGCGCTCCGATATTCTCGTTGATATATTCCACCACTGACCAGGCAATCGAAAGACCATCGAAAGTCGAGGTCCCGCGCCCAACCTCATCCAGCAATATCAGCGACCGGGCTCCGGCATTGTGCAGAATATTCGAAGTCTCGATCATCTCCACCAGAAAAGTCGATTGCCCTCGCGCCAGGTTATCGATTGCTCCCACCCGGGTAAAAACCCGGTCCACCAGTCCGATCCGGGCTGATTCGGCCGGAACGAAAGAACCCATCTGGGCCAGAATAACTATCAACCCGGTCTGTCGCAGATAGGTCGATTTGCCCGACATATTCGGCCCGGTCAAAATCATAATACGCTTGCCGTCCGAGGCCAGCGACAGATCATTATCAATAAAACTCCCCGGCGGAAGAAGATCGGCGATAACCGGATGTCGCCCGCCGGTGATTTCCAGATCACCGCCGTCATCGAGCTCCGGACAGCAATACATTTTTTCCGCGGCCAGATTGGCCAGCGCCGCAATCAGATCAATCTCCGAAAGATATTCCGACGCCAAAACCAGCTCTTTCAGCGACCCGGCCGCCCGGTCAATCAACTCGCCATACAGACGTTCCTCGAAAGCGAAAATTTTCTCTTCGGCCGCCAGGATCAATTCTTCTTTGCTCTTGAGTTCCTCGGTTACATACCGCTCGGCGTTGACCAGGGTCTGTTTTCGGATATAATCTTCCGGAACTCTGGCGCTATGTGTTTTGGTAACCTCGAGATAATAACCGAAAACCTTGTTGAAACCGACTTTCAATGACGGTATTCCGGTTCTCTCCCGCTCGGTACTTTGTAGCGAAGCGATATAATTCTTGGCCTCCCGGATCGAATCCTTCAACCCGTCCAGTTCGGCGGCATAGCCGCGGCGAAACAAACCGCCTTTGTTGGCGGTCAATGGTGGTTCCTCGACCAGAGCGGCTGAGATGGTTTTCACCAAACTGCCCAGATCGGGATATTTCCCGGTCATATCTTTGAATATAGGGGCCTTTAAATCCCTCACTCGCTCCATTATTTCTTTCCCGACCACCAGCCCGTCCCGAATGGAAGCCAGCTGGCGGGGATTGATTTTGCGCATCCCCAGCCGCCCGGCCAGGCGTTCCAGGTCGGGCAGCCGCTTTAAATAACCCGGCAATTCCAGCGACAAATCCCGGTTTTCGTGGAGTTCCTTTACACCCGTCCGGCGGTACAGAATCGGTTCGAGAGTCTTGTATGGATGCAGAAGGTTCTGCTTCAGATGGCGGGCGCCGCCGCTGGTGACGGTTCTATTGATGGCATGAAAAAGCGAATCGTTTTCGGTATTTTCGGACAGGTTTTTGACCAGTTCAAGATTGCGGATGGTGTTATAATCAAGAACCATGTACTCATCGGAATATGAAGGCGTAATCCGGGTGATATGATCCAGGCGGGTGCGATGGTTTTCCTTAAGATACCTGAGGATAGCCCCGGCCGATACCAATCCGGCCCGCATTTTGCCCAATCCGAAACCATCCAGCGTCCCGACTGAAAAAAATTCGCATAATTCCCTGACGCCGTTCTGATAATCAAAATTCCATTCATCGTAGCCCGATAAGCGGACCAAACCATCTTTTTTCAACCGCGTAATCAGAAGGCTTTCCTGCCCGGTCAGAGGATAGAGTATCTCCCGGGGCGCCAGAATCCGGATTTTCTCCAGGATCCTGTCCTGACGGTCCTCCTCCAGATAAAACCGGCCGCTTAACAGGTCCACATAAGCCAGCCCTGCCATATCCCCGGCATCTTCAGTAACGGCCGCCAGGTACAGCGTCTCGGTTTCCTCGACAACTCCTTCAACCGTAGCCGTTCCGGGCGTAAGGACTTCAATCACTTCCCGCTTGACCACCCCTTTGGCCTGACGGGGATCCTCGGTCTGCTCGACAATCACCACTTTTTCCCCGGCCGCCAGCAGACGGGCCAGGTATTTTTCGGCGCTGTGGTGCGGAACTCCGGCCAGCGGAATTCTTTCACCGTTGCCATGCCCTCGCGAGGTCAGGGCAATATTCAAAATGGGTGCCGCCTTCACGGCATCATCGCCGAACATCTCGTAAAAATCACCCATGCGGAAAAACAGAATTTTGTCGGGATAGCGGGATTTTATGAGATTATACTGGCGCATCAGTGGCGTCAGGCTGTTTTTTGAGGATGAAGCCGAATTCATCTTGCAATAACCTGAAACACCTCTTTTTCGGATAGTTCCAGGCGGGTTTTGAACGCCATCGCCTCCTCGGCGGAAACGAAGCGCCCGACATAGACAACATGGTATTTCTTATCTGAGATTATTTTATCCTTTATCTCCACCTTCTGCCCGTACTGCTTCATGCGCTCGGCCATTTCCCGGGCGTTTTTCTCGATTGAAAACACACCCACCTGCACCGAATAAACCGTCCCGGTTATCCGCTCGGCGCGGTGATCATCGGTCGTTCTCTCGAACTGGCTGAACCGGTCGATCAAATCATCCAGACCGATGGCATGCGGATACCCCTCTTTCAGGATATTGTAATAGAGAATGGCATCATCGACCCGTTTCTGTTCAATGGCATAATGGGACAACATATAGAGCGCCGGAACGGCCGCCTCGGCATTATCGGAATTGCGTATCTGCCGGCAGATTTTTTGAGCCCGGCTGTAATCGCGTGCCCCGTATAGAATCCGCGCCCGATCGATATCCCCCAGCAGGGCATAGTGCCCGTTCTGGTTTTCTTTGATCAGCCTGGTGCGGTACGATTCCGCCCGCTCGTTCTCATCCAGTTTCTCATGAGCCAGACCGGCCAGACGAAGAACTTCGTTGCGGTATTTCCCCGATTCCCAGTGTTGCAAGTAGGCATCGGCCATCGAAACCACCTTCCCCCAGTCATTCCGGGCCAGGTAATACTGCGCCATCAGATAAATATCTTCTTCGAGGTATTGGGGCGACAGCTCCGCTTTGAAGGCCGCTTCAAGAAACTTAAAGGACTCCTCCCCGCTTTTCTCGAGCAGGGCCTGATAGAACAGTAATGACCCGTCACGGCGGACCACCGTCGATGAGGCTTCGATCTCGCGGCGGGCTTCTTCTATTTTTCCCTGACGGATCAAACCATATATATCCGCCCGCGCCGGCCAGTACAGGCCGCCGGCCAGAATTAAAATAAAAATAAGGCGAAACTTCATTTCATCACGAAACTGTCAACAGCTTTACAGGAAGGACAAAGCCATTTCCTTGATGTAACTTTTTGGCCGCACCGGGAGCAATGATACTCCTGCTCGCTGACTTCCCGCCGCTCCTCCAGCTTCCTGATCAGCGCTCCCAGTTTTTTCTTATCACCGGAGGCCAGGTATAGCTTGGCAAGATCCAGAATGGGAATATAAGAATCGGGATTCTCCTCCATGGCCGCATTATAATATTCCAAAGCCAGGTCGAATTCACCTTTCTTATAGTGATAATCCGCCAGAGTCAACTGGGCCTGAAGATTTTTGGGTGAGGATTCCAGAATCTCATTGCATATATTTGATATTTCCCCGAATTCTCCAAGGTCAAAAAGGGCCTTTTTAAGCCGGCCCAGTACAAGATGGGCCTCATCAGGTATCGCCTTGATCATTTTCCGCCAGATTTGAACGGCATCTTCAAGACGATTTTCGGCTACATAAGAATCCCCGATATAAAGATAGGCCGGGGTGCAGGCGTTACTCAGGTTAATGGCTTCTTTGAAAATAACGCGGGCTTTATGATATTCCTTGTCCTGATACAATTTTTCACCCTGGAAGAATTTAAATATGGCCAACCCGGCCCGGGACTTGGCCCCCTCCAGCTTGAGGAGAGA comes from the Candidatus Zixiibacteriota bacterium genome and includes:
- a CDS encoding SPOR domain-containing protein, with amino-acid sequence MKFRLIFILILAGGLYWPARADIYGLIRQGKIEEARREIEASSTVVRRDGSLLFYQALLEKSGEESFKFLEAAFKAELSPQYLEEDIYLMAQYYLARNDWGKVVSMADAYLQHWESGKYRNEVLRLAGLAHEKLDENERAESYRTRLIKENQNGHYALLGDIDRARILYGARDYSRAQKICRQIRNSDNAEAAVPALYMLSHYAIEQKRVDDAILYYNILKEGYPHAIGLDDLIDRFSQFERTTDDHRAERITGTVYSVQVGVFSIEKNAREMAERMKQYGQKVEIKDKIISDKKYHVVYVGRFVSAEEAMAFKTRLELSEKEVFQVIAR
- a CDS encoding tetratricopeptide repeat protein, translating into MDTIIIVFLLAVIALILVYFFYDRYRKEKKGKLDPSVYIDGLKAMLDGREELAFTKFRDVVSADSENIDAYIRIGDILRKYGKPEKALQVHKDLTLRHGLSTGDKRRVLRSLAQDFINLKDTESASTALREIITLDHHDRWAKERLLDVYCQAEDWTAAFETKESLLKLEGAKSRAGLAIFKFFQGEKLYQDKEYHKARVIFKEAINLSNACTPAYLYIGDSYVAENRLEDAVQIWRKMIKAIPDEAHLVLGRLKKALFDLGEFGEISNICNEILESSPKNLQAQLTLADYHYKKGEFDLALEYYNAAMEENPDSYIPILDLAKLYLASGDKKKLGALIRKLEERREVSEQEYHCSRCGQKVTSRKWLCPSCKAVDSFVMK
- the mutS gene encoding DNA mismatch repair protein MutS produces the protein MNSASSSKNSLTPLMRQYNLIKSRYPDKILFFRMGDFYEMFGDDAVKAAPILNIALTSRGHGNGERIPLAGVPHHSAEKYLARLLAAGEKVVIVEQTEDPRQAKGVVKREVIEVLTPGTATVEGVVEETETLYLAAVTEDAGDMAGLAYVDLLSGRFYLEEDRQDRILEKIRILAPREILYPLTGQESLLITRLKKDGLVRLSGYDEWNFDYQNGVRELCEFFSVGTLDGFGLGKMRAGLVSAGAILRYLKENHRTRLDHITRITPSYSDEYMVLDYNTIRNLELVKNLSENTENDSLFHAINRTVTSGGARHLKQNLLHPYKTLEPILYRRTGVKELHENRDLSLELPGYLKRLPDLERLAGRLGMRKINPRQLASIRDGLVVGKEIMERVRDLKAPIFKDMTGKYPDLGSLVKTISAALVEEPPLTANKGGLFRRGYAAELDGLKDSIREAKNYIASLQSTERERTGIPSLKVGFNKVFGYYLEVTKTHSARVPEDYIRKQTLVNAERYVTEELKSKEELILAAEEKIFAFEERLYGELIDRAAGSLKELVLASEYLSEIDLIAALANLAAEKMYCCPELDDGGDLEITGGRHPVIADLLPPGSFIDNDLSLASDGKRIMILTGPNMSGKSTYLRQTGLIVILAQMGSFVPAESARIGLVDRVFTRVGAIDNLARGQSTFLVEMIETSNILHNAGARSLILLDEVGRGTSTFDGLSIAWSVVEYINENIGARTIFATHYHELTGMAELYEKIFNCQVAVKRWEDQIIFMHKIIPGGCDDSYGIEVARLAGVPKKTVTRSRELLRLLESGKFSQSQMARGIQKTVNQRSLFDTVPSAVEEEMKKIDLEQTTPLEALRILNRLKEMTDEK